In the Nevskiales bacterium genome, one interval contains:
- the rpmE gene encoding 50S ribosomal protein L31, whose protein sequence is MKADVHPQYSEVKVTCSCGNSFTTRSTLGRPDLHIEVCSQCHPFYTGKQKIVDTGGRVDKFRKRYAKS, encoded by the coding sequence ATGAAGGCCGACGTCCACCCGCAGTACAGCGAAGTCAAGGTGACTTGCAGCTGCGGCAACAGCTTCACCACCCGCTCCACCCTGGGCCGGCCCGATCTGCACATCGAAGTCTGCTCGCAGTGTCACCCGTTCTACACCGGCAAGCAGAAGATCGTGGACACGGGCGGCCGCGTGGACAAGTTCCGCAAGCGCTACGCCAAGTCCTAA
- a CDS encoding M48 family metalloprotease: protein MNTPHLLLGAAAFTVMGAVVTLAAACATNPVSGTPEVVLMSEEDELQIGRELDRRIQAQESMLENERLQQYVQQVGERVAAGSHRSELIYRFRVIDRPQVNAFALPGGYIYIYRGLLAYMNSEAELAAVLGHEIGHVTARHTVRQHRNATLASLLVQIIAARSGTPYAGDIANLLGAAFVAGYGRELELEADGLGADYLARAGYEVDAMLRVIDILKYQEEYAKSRAQAEGRKPVTYHGVFATHPKNDTRLQEVVAAARKAREVQNPRVGRDEFLTQIEGMTYGFSEKEGIPRGNRFYHRRLNFSFAYPEGWLIENETGRVLGYAPQGAAEIQLTVEDLNKRIPPGEFARERLNMGDLREEKTFEVNGLTAYSALAPKGVFNRWNARLGIVYHEGRAYVFWGEPKDGKEPPGFGEHFDATLRSFHPLRPEELDAAREWRIRLVKADGKTRYRELARQSPLGADAEAQLRLLNQQYPEGEPQAGQVLKIVY from the coding sequence ATGAACACCCCCCACCTCCTGCTCGGCGCGGCCGCCTTCACGGTCATGGGCGCAGTGGTCACCCTGGCGGCCGCCTGCGCCACCAATCCCGTCAGTGGCACGCCGGAAGTCGTGCTGATGAGCGAGGAGGACGAACTGCAGATCGGCCGGGAACTGGATCGCCGCATCCAGGCGCAGGAATCGATGCTGGAGAACGAGCGTCTCCAGCAATACGTGCAGCAGGTGGGCGAGCGCGTCGCCGCCGGCAGCCACCGCAGCGAGCTGATCTACCGCTTCCGCGTGATCGACCGCCCGCAGGTCAACGCCTTCGCCCTGCCCGGCGGCTATATCTATATCTACCGCGGCCTTTTGGCCTACATGAATTCCGAGGCCGAGCTGGCGGCGGTGCTGGGCCACGAGATCGGCCACGTCACCGCCCGGCATACGGTGCGCCAGCATCGCAACGCCACGCTGGCCTCGCTGCTGGTGCAGATCATCGCCGCCCGCTCCGGCACACCCTACGCCGGCGACATCGCCAACCTGCTCGGCGCCGCCTTCGTCGCCGGCTACGGCCGCGAGCTCGAGCTGGAAGCCGACGGCCTCGGCGCCGACTACCTGGCGCGCGCCGGCTACGAAGTCGATGCCATGCTGCGCGTGATCGACATCCTCAAGTACCAGGAGGAATACGCCAAATCCCGCGCCCAGGCCGAAGGCCGCAAGCCGGTGACCTATCACGGCGTGTTCGCCACCCACCCGAAGAACGATACGCGCCTGCAGGAAGTGGTGGCGGCCGCGCGCAAGGCGCGCGAAGTCCAGAACCCGCGCGTAGGCCGCGACGAGTTCCTGACGCAGATCGAGGGGATGACCTACGGCTTCAGCGAGAAGGAAGGCATCCCGCGCGGCAACCGCTTCTACCACCGGCGGCTCAACTTCAGCTTCGCCTATCCCGAGGGCTGGCTGATCGAGAACGAAACCGGCCGCGTGCTGGGCTATGCGCCGCAGGGCGCGGCCGAAATCCAGCTCACGGTCGAGGATCTCAACAAGCGCATCCCGCCGGGCGAGTTCGCGCGCGAGCGACTCAACATGGGCGACCTGCGCGAGGAGAAGACCTTCGAGGTCAACGGCCTGACCGCCTACAGCGCGCTGGCGCCGAAGGGCGTGTTCAACCGCTGGAACGCCCGGCTCGGCATCGTCTATCACGAGGGCCGCGCCTATGTGTTCTGGGGCGAACCCAAGGACGGCAAGGAGCCACCGGGCTTCGGCGAGCACTTCGACGCCACCCTGCGCAGCTTCCACCCGCTGCGGCCGGAGGAACTGGACGCGGCGCGCGAGTGGCGCATCCGGCTGGTCAAGGCGGACGGCAAGACCCGCTATCGCGAGCTGGCGCGGCAGTCTCCGCTGGGCGCCGACGCCGAAGCCCAGCTGCGCCTGCTCAACCAGCAATATCCCGAGGGCGAGCCGCAGGCCGGGCAGGTACTCAAGATCGTGTACTGA
- a CDS encoding malic enzyme-like NAD(P)-binding protein: MTEDIEKQAALDYHAKPRPGKLGIAVTKPFTTQDELSLAYSPGVAVPVEAIAANPEDAFRYTSKGNLVAVISDGSAILGLGNLGALASKPVMEGKAVLFKKFADIDVFDIEVATQDPERFIETVVNIAPTFGGINLEDIAAPHCFRIEQALIERLDIPVFHDDQHGTAIVLAAGLLNALELQRKHLGEVRIVCVGAGAAGIACMNLLLALGAQRQNIFLLDRKGVIHEGREDLDRPGNELKRQFACRTDARTLADALRGADVFIGLSGPNLVSQDMVRSMAPRPIVLPMSNPDPEILPEQITAARSDAIIGTGRSDYPNQVNNVLGFPYIFRGALDVRARRINTAMHLAAVEALRALAKLPVPSAVLEAYDLESLGFGPDYIIPKPLDPRLIEVVPPAVARAAIDTGVARGAYPRHYPALDARAVKTAT, encoded by the coding sequence ATGACCGAAGACATCGAAAAACAGGCCGCGCTCGACTATCACGCCAAGCCGCGGCCCGGCAAGCTCGGCATCGCCGTCACCAAGCCCTTCACCACCCAGGACGAGCTGTCGCTGGCCTATTCGCCGGGCGTCGCGGTGCCGGTCGAGGCGATCGCCGCCAATCCCGAGGACGCGTTCCGCTACACCTCCAAGGGCAACCTGGTGGCGGTGATCTCGGACGGCAGCGCCATCCTCGGGCTCGGCAACCTGGGCGCGCTCGCCTCCAAGCCCGTCATGGAAGGCAAGGCGGTGCTGTTCAAGAAGTTCGCCGACATCGACGTGTTCGACATCGAGGTCGCGACCCAGGACCCGGAGCGCTTCATCGAGACGGTGGTCAACATCGCGCCGACCTTCGGCGGCATCAACCTCGAGGACATCGCTGCGCCGCACTGCTTCCGGATCGAGCAGGCCCTGATCGAACGGCTGGACATCCCGGTCTTCCACGACGACCAGCACGGCACCGCAATCGTGCTGGCCGCCGGACTGCTCAACGCGCTGGAGCTGCAGCGCAAACACCTCGGCGAGGTGCGCATCGTCTGCGTCGGCGCCGGCGCCGCCGGCATCGCCTGCATGAACCTGCTGCTGGCGCTGGGCGCGCAGCGCCAGAATATCTTCCTGCTCGACCGCAAGGGCGTGATCCACGAAGGGCGTGAGGACCTCGACCGCCCGGGCAACGAGCTCAAGCGCCAGTTCGCCTGCCGCACGGATGCGCGCACGCTGGCCGATGCCCTGCGCGGCGCCGACGTGTTCATCGGCCTGTCCGGGCCGAACCTGGTCTCGCAGGACATGGTGAGGAGCATGGCGCCGCGGCCGATCGTGCTGCCGATGTCGAACCCCGACCCGGAGATCCTGCCGGAGCAGATCACCGCGGCCCGCAGCGATGCCATCATCGGCACCGGCCGCAGCGACTACCCGAACCAGGTCAACAACGTGCTCGGCTTCCCCTACATCTTCCGTGGCGCCCTCGATGTACGCGCGCGGCGCATCAACACCGCGATGCACCTGGCCGCGGTGGAGGCGCTGCGCGCGCTGGCCAAGCTGCCGGTGCCGAGCGCGGTGCTGGAGGCCTACGACCTCGAGAGCCTCGGCTTCGGGCCCGACTACATCATCCCGAAGCCGCTGGACCCGCGGCTGATCGAGGTCGTGCCGCCGGCGGTGGCGCGCGCGGCGATCGACACCGGCGTCGCGCGCGGCGCCTATCCGCGGCACTACCCGGCGCTGGACGCGCGCGCGGTCAAGACGGCAACATGA
- a CDS encoding citrate synthase: MSSKGYTLGNPTTGAQSELPVITGTLGPAAVDVGKVYAQQGIFTYDPGFTSTCSCNSAITYIDGDQGILLYRGYPVDQLAEKSSFIEVAYLILYGELPNKAQLEEFDTAIRRHTMLNENVLGFFKGFHYDAHPMAMLTGLVGSMSAFYHDTTNNKNPQHREIFARRMIAKIPTIAAAAYKHSMGQPFVYPRNDLDYCSNFLRMMFAVPAEEYVVNPVAARALDVLFILHADHEQNASTSTVRMAGSTGCNPYAAMAAGIAALWGPAHGGANEAVLKMLGEIGRPENVPAFVAKVKDKNSGVRLMGFGHRVYKNFDPRARIIREQCHKVLKALGVSDPLLELAMLLEEVALKDEYFVSRKLYPNVDFYSGIIYKALGIPVNMFTPMFAIARTVGWAAHWIEMVADPNMRIARPRQIYVGATERDYLPISKRK, from the coding sequence ATGAGCAGCAAGGGCTACACCCTGGGCAACCCGACCACGGGCGCGCAATCGGAACTGCCGGTGATCACCGGCACGCTGGGGCCCGCGGCCGTGGATGTCGGCAAGGTTTACGCACAGCAAGGCATCTTTACTTACGACCCAGGCTTCACCTCCACCTGCAGCTGCAACAGTGCCATCACCTACATCGACGGCGACCAGGGCATCCTGCTCTACCGCGGCTACCCGGTGGACCAGCTGGCGGAGAAGTCCAGCTTCATCGAGGTCGCCTACCTGATCCTGTACGGCGAGCTGCCGAACAAGGCGCAGCTGGAGGAGTTCGACACCGCCATCCGCCGGCACACGATGCTCAACGAGAACGTGCTGGGCTTCTTCAAGGGCTTCCACTACGACGCGCACCCCATGGCCATGCTGACCGGCCTGGTCGGCTCGATGTCGGCCTTCTACCACGACACCACCAACAACAAGAACCCGCAGCACCGCGAGATCTTCGCGCGGCGCATGATCGCCAAGATCCCGACCATCGCCGCGGCGGCCTACAAGCATTCGATGGGCCAGCCGTTCGTCTATCCGCGCAACGACCTCGACTACTGCTCCAACTTCCTGCGCATGATGTTCGCGGTGCCGGCCGAGGAATACGTGGTCAACCCGGTCGCGGCGCGGGCGCTGGACGTGCTGTTCATCCTGCACGCCGACCACGAGCAGAACGCCTCCACCTCCACGGTGCGCATGGCCGGTTCCACCGGCTGCAACCCCTACGCCGCCATGGCCGCCGGCATCGCCGCGCTGTGGGGCCCGGCGCACGGCGGCGCCAACGAGGCGGTGCTCAAGATGCTGGGCGAGATCGGCCGGCCGGAGAACGTGCCGGCCTTCGTCGCCAAGGTCAAGGACAAGAACAGCGGCGTGCGGCTGATGGGCTTCGGTCACCGCGTGTACAAGAACTTCGACCCGCGCGCCAGGATCATCCGCGAGCAATGCCACAAGGTGCTCAAGGCGCTCGGCGTCAGCGACCCGCTGCTGGAGCTGGCCATGCTGCTGGAGGAAGTCGCCCTGAAGGACGAGTATTTCGTCAGCCGCAAGCTCTACCCGAACGTGGACTTCTACTCCGGCATCATCTACAAGGCGCTCGGCATCCCGGTGAACATGTTCACGCCGATGTTCGCCATCGCGCGCACCGTCGGCTGGGCCGCGCACTGGATCGAGATGGTGGCCGATCCCAACATGCGCATCGCGCGCCCGCGGCAGATCTACGTCGGCGCCACCGAGCGCGATTACCTGCCAATAAGCAAGAGAAAGTAA